From a single Nicotiana tomentosiformis chromosome 2, ASM39032v3, whole genome shotgun sequence genomic region:
- the LOC138906022 gene encoding uncharacterized protein: MGIAETSGVFFTTFQLRRVAYQWWRAYKLSILDEAASLTWTQFSDMFLREYVPQNLREAWHADFEQLHQGAMTVSEYAVRFSDLARHVLVLVATVRERVPRFIEGLHPSIRISMVRELEMDIS, encoded by the coding sequence ATGGGCATAgcagagacgagtggggttttttttaccaccttccagcttagaagagtagcctatcagtggtggcgtgcttataaGTTGAGTATTCtagatgaggcagcttcacttacatggactcagttctcggacatgtttttgagagagtatgtccctcagaatCTTAGAGAGGCATGGCACGCGGattttgagcagttgcaccagggtgctatgactgtgtcagagtatgcagttcgtttcagtgatttggcccgacatgtacTGGTCTTGGTTGCCACAGTCCGAGAGAGGGTTcctcggtttattgagggactccaccccagtatcaggattagtatggtcagggagctggagatggatatttcttaa